A part of Prolixibacteraceae bacterium genomic DNA contains:
- a CDS encoding erythromycin esterase family protein, whose product MKVLLFCLLFLSLGVTKGRTTQNDTTALNNYFIVNKKILTEKLKNKQVILIGDATHGERAVMEFNIHFIKFLHEEMGYNTIAFESGLYDLYRAQKNIDEGEEVGEEITNSVFSIWASTDIFQELIQYIRNNKSEIQIIGFDSQFTGGYSTNDFVNDLKSLLNKHHKEEDIDYELLKKVFTNFGTIFDTKLSHEDFRTFGKNLKRITKCLKNIKGEGSEDLELWIQFIESTETMARDYYENHPGSVSPKEFKAYMSNNRDLQMAKNLLFHLSQHPNEKVVCWGASTHFANDLSSTKNKELLQYKPMGRHLKNQLEDRIFSYAPIIGSGEYGAFGEESNIGRLSENSIEYKLMKEGAPYQWIDLNNKGLFESYAIEHTRLSAEWSDVFDAFIYIPKTEPTSLANSSSNSDEDQEIEVTTTDNENHSIHIKGVVVDQNNKAIPFCNIGLKEELIGTVSYQDGHYELFMPKDIDTKTILFSCIGYTSRELPIDHIPETVVLKKEDRVLDEVMVQAKALDPKEILKKAIRNIPNNYIQEDYNIEIYSRGQLADANGLKVQSKLLALLYDKNGVNYKENMYVRQTQAAYDTIDFNYNIESYRSSACFVATATYFMPYFDLISTTHLLKKDQINRLKLKLSGTSKLDSQKVYKVDFERKYRYRYAEGLDVEKVIGTFFINASDYAVIKIDIHWEFNIPKINKFLNIMDTTTELSLYETITYKKHNEKYVIDSGRLVLQQKGICTKNGKSFDLKGWQTFFNIKTSVDHIQKIDSFEVFTSPKNIKSKDDKSWEKYHHLDHRKL is encoded by the coding sequence ATGAAAGTTCTTCTATTTTGTTTATTATTCCTAAGTCTAGGAGTTACAAAAGGTCGTACTACACAAAATGATACGACTGCACTGAACAATTACTTTATTGTTAATAAAAAAATATTAACAGAAAAGCTTAAAAACAAACAGGTCATACTAATAGGAGATGCAACCCATGGAGAAAGAGCCGTCATGGAGTTCAATATTCATTTCATTAAGTTTCTACACGAAGAGATGGGATATAATACCATCGCTTTTGAGAGTGGCTTATATGATCTTTACAGAGCGCAGAAGAATATTGATGAGGGAGAAGAGGTTGGAGAAGAAATAACCAATAGTGTCTTTTCTATATGGGCTTCCACCGACATTTTCCAAGAACTAATCCAATATATTAGGAATAATAAATCTGAAATTCAGATCATTGGTTTTGACAGTCAATTCACAGGAGGTTATTCAACCAATGACTTTGTTAATGATCTTAAAAGTCTATTAAACAAACACCATAAAGAGGAAGATATTGACTATGAGCTTTTAAAGAAAGTATTTACTAATTTTGGAACAATCTTTGATACGAAGTTAAGTCATGAGGACTTTCGGACATTTGGCAAAAATCTTAAACGAATAACAAAGTGTCTTAAAAATATAAAAGGAGAGGGGTCTGAAGACTTAGAGCTATGGATACAGTTCATCGAGAGCACTGAAACTATGGCAAGGGATTATTATGAAAACCACCCAGGCAGTGTGAGTCCTAAAGAGTTTAAAGCCTATATGAGTAATAATAGAGATCTCCAGATGGCAAAAAACCTACTGTTTCACTTAAGTCAACATCCCAACGAGAAGGTGGTTTGCTGGGGAGCATCTACTCATTTTGCGAATGACCTATCTTCGACTAAAAACAAAGAGTTACTTCAATATAAACCGATGGGGCGACATTTAAAAAATCAACTAGAGGACCGTATCTTCTCTTATGCTCCAATCATTGGCTCCGGGGAGTATGGAGCATTTGGTGAAGAAAGCAATATTGGTAGGTTATCTGAAAACAGTATAGAATATAAATTGATGAAAGAAGGTGCTCCTTATCAATGGATCGACTTAAATAACAAAGGACTATTTGAATCCTATGCAATAGAACATACACGACTCAGTGCGGAATGGAGTGATGTGTTTGATGCATTTATCTATATCCCTAAAACAGAGCCCACTTCTCTTGCCAATTCGTCAAGTAATTCAGATGAAGACCAAGAGATAGAGGTTACCACTACGGACAACGAAAACCATTCGATTCATATAAAAGGGGTTGTGGTAGATCAAAATAACAAGGCTATCCCATTTTGTAATATAGGCCTAAAAGAGGAGTTGATTGGTACGGTTAGCTACCAAGATGGCCACTATGAACTCTTCATGCCCAAAGATATTGATACCAAAACAATTCTTTTCTCCTGTATTGGCTATACCAGTAGAGAACTTCCTATAGACCATATCCCTGAAACAGTCGTTCTAAAAAAAGAAGATCGTGTTCTCGACGAAGTAATGGTTCAAGCCAAAGCCCTAGATCCCAAAGAGATCTTAAAGAAAGCAATTCGTAATATCCCCAATAACTATATCCAAGAGGACTACAATATTGAGATCTACAGTAGAGGACAACTAGCAGATGCTAATGGACTAAAGGTTCAATCGAAACTACTTGCACTATTATATGATAAAAATGGCGTAAACTACAAAGAGAATATGTATGTAAGACAAACTCAAGCTGCTTATGATACAATTGACTTCAATTATAATATTGAATCTTATAGAAGTAGTGCTTGCTTTGTCGCAACTGCTACTTACTTTATGCCCTATTTTGATTTAATTAGTACCACACATCTTTTAAAAAAAGATCAAATAAATAGACTCAAACTTAAACTATCAGGAACGAGTAAATTGGATAGCCAAAAAGTCTACAAGGTAGATTTCGAACGTAAATACAGATATCGTTATGCTGAAGGACTAGATGTTGAGAAGGTAATAGGAACCTTTTTCATTAATGCATCGGATTATGCTGTAATTAAGATCGATATCCATTGGGAGTTCAATATTCCTAAAATTAACAAGTTCCTAAATATAATGGACACCACTACAGAATTATCTCTATATGAAACTATTACATATAAAAAACACAATGAAAAGTATGTTATCGACTCCGGAAGGTTGGTATTACAACAAAAAGGAATATGCACTAAAAATGGGAAATCTTTTGATCTAAAAGGGTGGCAAACCTTCTTTAACATCAAAACATCTGTAGATCATATTCAAAAAATAGATAGTTTTGAAGTTTTCACCTCTCCCAAAAACATCAAAAGTAAGGATGATAAATCTTGGGAAAAATACCATCATTTAGATCATCGCAAGTTGTAA
- the dnaG gene encoding DNA primase, translating into MIEQKYIDKIIQSLPPIDQVISQFLVLEERGDHKVGMCPFHHGTSESLMVYNNPGMYRCLECGRAGNVLQFIMEHETLSFEQALHLVIKKYNIDLPKEWTDTHDIPQSQKQKLMEISEWCKQFFQHQLMETDEGKSIALSYLTQRGINKEAIEAFHIGYCPRSHGEMTKAAQVNGANIEELEQIGVTIRRDNWIRDRFESRVIFPIHNISGKSIGFGGRTMAENKDKKIAKYINSPETEIYHKSQVLYGLYQAKEEVVATQNCYIVEGYTDVVSMHMAGVKNVVASAGTSLTIEQVRLLRRFTNTVTIIYDGDSAGIGAAIRGVELTLQEGMQVKVVPLPEGEDPDSFARNHSNFKQYILDNQKDFIEYASIARLSQTQNDPISRANAITEIVRLISIIPYHHLRMRYMRECSRLMQIREENLYQELRKFQEKQAEQLHKKQRQVVPPHFGPMDMFIEENPYELEEREILRFLLKYGPMDLMEEPIEGTNRTRTVKVANYIFDELEADNLTSQNRLFQDMFDEYKAHLNQFNFEPNRYFIHHPDMSMSRLASKLLTNKYTESKLWVQQGNYIEHTEDILFTLIPKVVENYKLSRVRKMIKDKITEMAHINHQDDFEKIMTLQRDIQNLKEIEKVLSLSLGQRAFNG; encoded by the coding sequence ATGATAGAGCAAAAGTACATCGATAAGATTATCCAGTCATTACCACCTATAGATCAGGTGATTTCACAATTTCTTGTTTTAGAAGAGAGAGGGGATCACAAGGTCGGAATGTGTCCTTTTCACCATGGGACATCGGAGAGCCTGATGGTTTACAATAACCCTGGGATGTATCGATGTTTAGAGTGTGGAAGGGCAGGAAATGTACTTCAATTTATCATGGAGCATGAGACATTAAGTTTTGAGCAGGCCCTTCATTTGGTGATCAAAAAATATAATATTGACCTTCCCAAAGAGTGGACGGATACACACGATATTCCACAGTCTCAGAAGCAAAAGTTGATGGAGATCTCAGAGTGGTGTAAACAGTTCTTTCAACATCAGTTAATGGAGACCGATGAAGGGAAAAGTATTGCACTTAGTTATCTTACCCAGAGAGGTATCAACAAAGAGGCTATTGAAGCTTTTCATATTGGTTATTGTCCTCGTTCTCATGGGGAGATGACCAAAGCGGCACAAGTAAATGGTGCCAATATCGAGGAGCTGGAACAAATTGGGGTAACCATCAGAAGAGACAATTGGATACGTGACCGATTCGAGTCGAGAGTGATTTTTCCTATTCACAATATCTCGGGTAAGAGCATTGGGTTTGGGGGACGTACGATGGCCGAAAATAAGGATAAAAAAATTGCAAAATATATCAACTCTCCAGAGACCGAAATCTATCACAAGAGTCAGGTGCTCTATGGCCTTTATCAAGCCAAGGAGGAGGTGGTAGCCACACAGAACTGCTATATTGTAGAGGGGTATACCGATGTGGTTTCGATGCATATGGCTGGAGTTAAGAATGTGGTGGCCTCTGCTGGTACCTCCTTGACCATTGAACAGGTACGCCTTCTACGAAGATTTACCAATACGGTTACCATCATATATGATGGGGATAGTGCTGGTATTGGAGCTGCCATTCGTGGTGTGGAGCTAACACTACAAGAGGGGATGCAAGTTAAAGTTGTTCCTCTTCCTGAAGGAGAAGACCCGGATTCCTTTGCACGCAACCACAGTAATTTTAAGCAATACATCCTTGATAACCAAAAAGACTTTATTGAGTATGCCTCTATTGCGAGATTGAGTCAAACACAGAATGACCCTATCTCACGAGCAAATGCAATTACTGAAATTGTTCGTCTCATCTCCATCATTCCATATCATCATCTTAGGATGAGGTATATGAGAGAGTGTAGTCGATTGATGCAGATTAGAGAGGAAAATCTTTATCAAGAGCTACGCAAGTTCCAAGAGAAACAGGCGGAGCAGTTACATAAGAAACAGCGACAAGTGGTGCCTCCACATTTTGGCCCGATGGATATGTTTATAGAGGAGAATCCTTACGAACTTGAGGAGAGAGAGATACTACGTTTTCTTTTAAAGTATGGTCCAATGGATCTTATGGAAGAGCCTATCGAGGGAACCAATAGAACCAGGACAGTTAAGGTGGCTAACTATATCTTTGACGAACTAGAGGCAGACAACCTCACCTCTCAGAATCGCCTTTTTCAGGATATGTTTGATGAATATAAAGCACATCTAAATCAGTTTAACTTCGAACCGAACAGATACTTTATTCATCATCCTGACATGAGTATGAGTCGCTTGGCAAGTAAGCTTTTGACCAATAAGTATACAGAAAGTAAGTTGTGGGTACAACAAGGTAACTATATCGAACATACAGAGGATATTCTCTTTACGCTGATTCCGAAAGTGGTAGAGAACTATAAATTGAGTAGGGTTCGAAAGATGATTAAAGATAAGATAACCGAGATGGCCCATATAAACCACCAAGATGATTTTGAGAAGATCATGACATTACAACGTGATATTCAAAATCTGAAGGAGATAGAAAAGGTACTTTCCCTTTCGCTTGGACAGCGTGCATTTAACGGATAA
- a CDS encoding riboflavin synthase, whose amino-acid sequence MFSGIVEGMGTVVAIEQEKENYHFTLSCNFVDELKIDQSIAHNGVCLTVVSLKDSTYTVTAIKETLEKTNLRTWEVGSKVNLERSMPMNGRLDGHIVQGHVDQTAICKKVEEVDGSWYFTFQYAFDKEMARKGYMTVEKGSVTVNGTSLTVVNSQDDSFQVAIIPYTYEFTNFHTFKEGSVINIEFDIIGKYLSKMMTYQA is encoded by the coding sequence ATGTTTTCAGGTATTGTAGAAGGAATGGGAACAGTAGTTGCCATTGAACAAGAAAAAGAGAATTATCACTTCACGCTGTCTTGTAATTTTGTAGACGAGTTGAAAATTGATCAAAGTATTGCACATAATGGTGTATGTTTGACTGTTGTATCTTTAAAAGATTCGACGTATACAGTTACTGCTATTAAGGAGACGTTAGAGAAGACGAATCTACGTACATGGGAAGTAGGCTCAAAAGTTAACTTAGAGCGTAGTATGCCGATGAATGGACGTTTAGATGGACATATTGTACAGGGGCATGTAGACCAGACAGCTATTTGTAAGAAGGTAGAAGAGGTGGATGGAAGTTGGTACTTCACATTCCAGTATGCTTTTGATAAAGAGATGGCTCGTAAAGGTTATATGACTGTGGAGAAAGGTTCTGTTACTGTTAATGGAACGAGTCTTACTGTTGTTAATTCTCAGGATGATTCATTCCAAGTTGCTATTATTCCTTATACTTACGAGTTCACAAACTTCCATACCTTTAAAGAGGGGTCTGTGATTAATATTGAATTTGATATTATAGGTAAGTACTTAAGTAAAATGATGACTTATCAAGCATAA
- a CDS encoding DUF3192 domain-containing protein, translated as MKRIHLLVAFVALIIVSSCATTGKLRTYNKIGLSKVQAGMSEDEVLALTNKITKSTTEFGQLYNNPYNKTLTTLKNGDVISTLWFYTDKISADGQINMNELTPITFENNQVVGIGWKSYLDFCDVKDITPEDYRGVPSIDKKK; from the coding sequence ATGAAAAGAATCCACTTACTAGTAGCTTTTGTTGCTTTGATAATCGTTTCATCTTGTGCGACCACAGGCAAATTAAGAACCTATAACAAGATAGGACTGTCGAAAGTACAAGCAGGAATGAGTGAAGATGAAGTATTGGCATTAACCAATAAGATAACGAAATCAACTACCGAGTTTGGGCAGTTATACAATAACCCATACAACAAAACGCTTACCACACTTAAGAATGGGGATGTTATCTCGACCCTATGGTTCTACACGGATAAGATCTCTGCAGATGGTCAGATCAATATGAATGAATTAACCCCAATTACTTTCGAAAATAATCAAGTCGTTGGTATCGGATGGAAATCCTATTTAGACTTTTGTGATGTAAAAGATATCACACCAGAAGATTACAGAGGTGTTCCCTCTATTGATAAGAAGAAGTAA